ccccccccccccaggagctgggggtgcccggCACGGCCGCGGGCCCCGAGGCAGAAGCGGGGGTGCGCGCGTGCACGGGCGTGCAGGAGACACAGGCGGGCACGGGGCCAAAACCAACgccccccggggggctcgggggggggggggggggggggggggggacggggggggggggtctcagTTAACGCTGTCCTCGTCGCTGGCCTCGCCGCGGTCGTCTTTGGTCTCGGAGAGGGAGCTCTCGTCGATGTTCTCCAGCGAGTCGGCGTGCTGGATGGAGAGCTCGGACAGCGCCAGGGCCGGCAGCGTGCTCTGCTCGGGGAACAGCCAGGGCTTGAAGCGCGGGTTGTGCTTCAGCTTCCACTCCGGGTACTTGAGGCACGCCTTGTACATCTTCTTCATCGCCTGCCACGGGCGCAACGGGTTGGGGGGTTCGccgtggaggggggggggtgccgGCTCCAAGCCTcccccccgtcccgtcccgtcccccgGAGCCCCCGACTCACCTTGGGGGCCAGGAACTGCGAGGATTTGTTCACCACC
The nucleotide sequence above comes from Oxyura jamaicensis isolate SHBP4307 breed ruddy duck unplaced genomic scaffold, BPBGC_Ojam_1.0 oxyUn_random_OJ70869, whole genome shotgun sequence. Encoded proteins:
- the LOC118159540 gene encoding START domain-containing protein 10-like encodes the protein MVRAVSIQTGYLVEGKGAKSCTITYLAQVDPKGSLPKWVVNKSSQFLAPKAMKKMYKACLKYPEWKLKHNPRFKPWLFPEQSTLPALALSELSIQHADSLENIDESSLSETKDDRGEASDEDSVN